Proteins encoded together in one Lathyrus oleraceus cultivar Zhongwan6 chromosome 5, CAAS_Psat_ZW6_1.0, whole genome shotgun sequence window:
- the LOC127087405 gene encoding IAA-amino acid hydrolase ILR1-like 4 produces MAFFVWVNLFIIIFSFFLTATPIFSDSNSIPNFLDLAKEPQVFDWMVGIRRKIHENPEVCYEEFETSKLIRAKLDELGIAYKHPVAVTGVIGYIGTGLPPFVALRADMDALPIQESVEWEHKSKVAGKMHACGHDAHVSMLLGAAKILKDHEKDLQGTVVLVFQPAEEGCGGAKKIVDAGVFENVSAIFGLHVLYNLPLGEVASRSGPQFAGSGFFEAIISGRGGHAAIPQHSIDPILAASNVIVSLQHIISREADPLDSQVLTVAKFQGGAAFNVIPDSVTIGGTFRSFSRESFTQMKHRIEQVITGQAAVQRCNATVSFLDEEKPFFPPTVNNDDLHHYFQCVAKSLLGADKVKGIEPMMGSEDFAFYQEALPGYIFLLGMEDVSVEHLPSGHTPYYKVNEDVLPYGAALHASLAAKYLAKLHQELRVVEGKYHDEL; encoded by the exons ATGGCTTTCTTCGTATGGGTAAActtgttcatcatcatcttcagtTTCTTTTTAACTGCAACACCCATCTTCTCAGATTCAAATTCAATCCCAAACTTTTTGGATTTAGCCAAGGAACCTCAAGTCTTTGATTGGATGGTGGGTATTAGGAGGAAAATTCACGAGAATCCTGAAGTGTGTTATGAAGAATTTGAAACCAGTAAGCTTATAAGAGCAAAATTGGATGAATTGGGTATTGCATATAAACATCCAGTTGCAGTAACAGGTGTTATTGGTTACATAGGAACTGGTCTTCCTCCTTTTGTTGCTCTTAGAGCTGACATGGATGCTCTTCCTATACAG GAATCGGTGGAGTGGGAGCATAAGAGTAAAGTAGCTGGAAAGATGCATGCATGTGGTCATGATGCTCATGTTTCTATGCTTCTTGGTGCTGCCAAGATTCTCAAGGACCATGAAAAAGATTTACAA GGAActgttgttcttgtttttcaACCTGCAGAAGAAGGATGTGGTGGGGCTAAGAAAATTGTAGATGCTGGAGTCTTCGAAAATGTCTCTGCCATATTTGGATTGCATGTCCTATATAACTTGCCTCTAGGCGAAGTGGCATCTAGATCTGGTCCTCAGTTTGCAGGAAGTGGCTTCTTTGAAGCAATAATAAGCGGCAGGGGTGGCCATGCAGCCATTCCTCAACATTCTATAGATCCCATATTGGCAGCTTCCAATGTCATTGTTAGCTTACAACATATCATTTCTCGCGAAGCTGATCCCCTCGACTCTCAG GTTTTGACTGTAGCAAAATTTCAAGGAGGTGCTGCATTCAATGTTATTCCAGACTCTGTCACAATTGGTGGCACCTTTCGTTCTTTTTCGAGGGAAAGCTTCACGCAAATGAAACATCGCATTGAACAG GTTATTACTGGACAAGCTGCTGTGCAGAGATGCAATGCAACAGTCAGCTTCCTTGATGAGGAGAAGCCTTTCTTCCCTCCGACTGTAAACAATGATGACTTGCATCACTATTTTCAATGTGTCGCCAAGAGTTTACTCGGAGCAGATAAAGTTAAAGGCATAGAACCAATGATGGGATCAGAAGACTTCGCATTCTATCAAGAGGCTTTGCCGGGTTACATCTTCCTCCTCGGAATGGAGGATGTCTCAGTTGAACATCTTCCGTCCGGACACACACCCTATTACAAAGTCAACGAAGATGTGCTTCCTTATGGTGCTGCGCTTCACGCCTCATTAGCTGCGAAGTATCTTGCTAAACTTCATCAGGAGTTGCGTGTAGTAGAGGGGAAATATCATGATGAATTATAG